Proteins encoded in a region of the Zea mays cultivar B73 chromosome 2, Zm-B73-REFERENCE-NAM-5.0, whole genome shotgun sequence genome:
- the LOC100273866 gene encoding transcription factor BIM1 isoform X3 has protein sequence MGIQGNKAATHEHDFLSLYAAAAAAAAAKDAPLLLHDSKTPPPSQGNFLLKTHDFLQPFDQKPGAPPEPSPLPAPAAEIRHRQQVAVAKQRALPLPLPGGVGTFSISPAPVSVALPSAVVKSEPPPFVLWGQPAATLQPGARGHQQQWALPFAGSLQVSPPPQQAQPDRKGRGGGGVMDSGSRSSGGAGFDDEDGLTTRREVSSSLQADLAVRVDWKGGSCSDGGTNQGPNTPRSKHSATEQRRRSKINDRFQILRELLPHNDQKRDKATFLLEVIEYIRFLQEKAQKYEATFPEWNQENPTMLPWSNMYFRSFWKNAQSKGQIPGDSPPDPSHFVRNGSSPGSNFTGKLDDNHTSAAASGALDQAETNHVASGCYRSSETPANITSPSPVDDSAVKSEMLNSQELAIDEGMISVSSTYSQELLISLSHALQSSGVDLSQTSISVQINLGKRAGKRSASAGGVSSNSKEPPADPASSNELGGHHVTTLGASADGLLPHATKRHKRDNS, from the exons ATGGGCATCCAAG GGAACAAGGCGGCGACGCACGAGCACGACTTCCTCTCGTtgtacgccgccgccgccgcggccgccgccgccaAGGACGCTCCTCTCCTGCTCCACGACTCCAAGACGCCGCCTCCTTCTCAAG GTAATTTTCTCTTGAAGACGCACGACTTCCTGCAGCCGTTCGATCAGAAGCCAGGAGCGCCGCCGGAGCCGTCGCCGCTGCCCGCTCCAGCCGCGGAGATCAGGCACCGGCAGCAGGTGGCGGTCGCCAAGCAGCGCGCGCTGCCCCTTCCCCTGCCCGGCGGCGTCGGCACCTTCAGCATCAGCCCCGCGCCCGTGTCGGTCGCGCTGCCGTCGGCCGTCGTCAAGTCGGAGCCGCCGCCGTTCGTGCTCTGGGGCCAACCTGCAGCGACGCTGCAGCCGGGCGCGCGAG GGCACCAGCAGCAGTGGGCGCTCCCCTTCGCCGGCTCCTTGCAGGTCAGTCCGCCGCCGCAGCAGGCGCAACCGGATAGGAAGGGCCGCGGCGGAGGCGGGGTCATGGATTCAGGCTCCAGATCCAGCGGCGGAGCCGGGTTCGACGACGAAGACGGCCTCACCACGCGCCGCGAGGTCTCCTCCTCGCTCCAAG CAGATTTGGCAGTAAGGGTGGATTGGAAGGGTGGGAGCTGCAGCGATGGCGGTACAAATCAGGGGCCAAACACACCACGGTCAAAACACTCGGCCACAGAGCAGCGCAGACGCAGCAAGATCAATGATAG GTTTCAGATACTTAGGGAGCTGTTGCCACACAATGATCAAAAGAGAGACAAAGCAACATTTCTCTTGGAG GTTATTGAATATATACGTTTTTTGCAAGAGAAAGCGCAAAAATACGAGGCAACATTCCCAGAATGGAACCAAGAAAATCCAACGATGCTTCCGTGG TCAAATATGTATTTTCGATCATTCTGGAAAAATGCACAG AGTAAAGGCCAAATCCCAGGAGATTCCCCGCCTGACCCTTCACATTTCGTGAGAAATGGATCCTCCCCTGGATCTAATTTCACTGGGAAACTCGATGATAATCACACATCTGCAGCTGCATCAGGGGCACTGGACCAGGCAGAAACTAATCACGTGGCTAGCGGCTGCTACAGATCATCAGAAACTCCGGCGAATATTACAA GTCCGTCCCCTGTGGATGACTCTGCAGTGAAAAGTGAAATGCTTAACAGCCAGGAGTTGGCAATAGATGAAGGAATGATCAGTGTGTCCAGTACCTATTCCCAAGA GTTACTTATCTCGTTGTCTCACGCCCTTCAGAGCTCAGGTGTGGATCTGTCCCAAACCAGCATCTCTGTGCAGATCAACCTGGGAAAGCGTGCTGGCAAGAGATCTGCATCTGCTGGTGGTGTATCCTCCAACTCCAAG GAACCACCAGCCGATCCAGCATCTAGTAACGAACTAGGCGGCCATCACGTGACAACGTTGGGAGCTAGCGCTGACGGTCTCCTCCCCCACGCGACGAAACGGCATAAACGGGACAACAGCTGA
- the LOC100273866 gene encoding transcription factor BIM1 isoform X2, translating into MGIQGNKAATHEHDFLSLYAAAAAAAAAKDAPLLLHDSKTPPPSQGNFLLKTHDFLQPFDQKPGAPPEPSPLPAPAAEIRHRQQVAVAKQRALPLPLPGGVGTFSISPAPVSVALPSAVVKSEPPPFVLWGQPAATLQPGARGHQQQWALPFAGSLQVSPPPQQAQPDRKGRGGGGVMDSGSRSSGGAGFDDEDGLTTRREVSSSLQDLAVRVDWKGGSCSDGGTNQGPNTPRSKHSATEQRRRSKINDRFQILRELLPHNDQKRDKATFLLEVIEYIRFLQEKAQKYEATFPEWNQENPTMLPWSNMYFRSFWKNAQSKGQIPGDSPPDPSHFVRNGSSPGSNFTGKLDDNHTSAAASGALDQAETNHVASGCYRSSETPANITNNAISQSQPQWTGPSPVDDSAVKSEMLNSQELAIDEGMISVSSTYSQELLISLSHALQSSGVDLSQTSISVQINLGKRAGKRSASAGGVSSNSKEPPADPASSNELGGHHVTTLGASADGLLPHATKRHKRDNS; encoded by the exons ATGGGCATCCAAG GGAACAAGGCGGCGACGCACGAGCACGACTTCCTCTCGTtgtacgccgccgccgccgcggccgccgccgccaAGGACGCTCCTCTCCTGCTCCACGACTCCAAGACGCCGCCTCCTTCTCAAG GTAATTTTCTCTTGAAGACGCACGACTTCCTGCAGCCGTTCGATCAGAAGCCAGGAGCGCCGCCGGAGCCGTCGCCGCTGCCCGCTCCAGCCGCGGAGATCAGGCACCGGCAGCAGGTGGCGGTCGCCAAGCAGCGCGCGCTGCCCCTTCCCCTGCCCGGCGGCGTCGGCACCTTCAGCATCAGCCCCGCGCCCGTGTCGGTCGCGCTGCCGTCGGCCGTCGTCAAGTCGGAGCCGCCGCCGTTCGTGCTCTGGGGCCAACCTGCAGCGACGCTGCAGCCGGGCGCGCGAG GGCACCAGCAGCAGTGGGCGCTCCCCTTCGCCGGCTCCTTGCAGGTCAGTCCGCCGCCGCAGCAGGCGCAACCGGATAGGAAGGGCCGCGGCGGAGGCGGGGTCATGGATTCAGGCTCCAGATCCAGCGGCGGAGCCGGGTTCGACGACGAAGACGGCCTCACCACGCGCCGCGAGGTCTCCTCCTCGCTCCAAG ATTTGGCAGTAAGGGTGGATTGGAAGGGTGGGAGCTGCAGCGATGGCGGTACAAATCAGGGGCCAAACACACCACGGTCAAAACACTCGGCCACAGAGCAGCGCAGACGCAGCAAGATCAATGATAG GTTTCAGATACTTAGGGAGCTGTTGCCACACAATGATCAAAAGAGAGACAAAGCAACATTTCTCTTGGAG GTTATTGAATATATACGTTTTTTGCAAGAGAAAGCGCAAAAATACGAGGCAACATTCCCAGAATGGAACCAAGAAAATCCAACGATGCTTCCGTGG TCAAATATGTATTTTCGATCATTCTGGAAAAATGCACAG AGTAAAGGCCAAATCCCAGGAGATTCCCCGCCTGACCCTTCACATTTCGTGAGAAATGGATCCTCCCCTGGATCTAATTTCACTGGGAAACTCGATGATAATCACACATCTGCAGCTGCATCAGGGGCACTGGACCAGGCAGAAACTAATCACGTGGCTAGCGGCTGCTACAGATCATCAGAAACTCCGGCGAATATTACAA ATAATGCTATATCTCAGTCCCAACCTCAATGGACAGGTCCGTCCCCTGTGGATGACTCTGCAGTGAAAAGTGAAATGCTTAACAGCCAGGAGTTGGCAATAGATGAAGGAATGATCAGTGTGTCCAGTACCTATTCCCAAGA GTTACTTATCTCGTTGTCTCACGCCCTTCAGAGCTCAGGTGTGGATCTGTCCCAAACCAGCATCTCTGTGCAGATCAACCTGGGAAAGCGTGCTGGCAAGAGATCTGCATCTGCTGGTGGTGTATCCTCCAACTCCAAG GAACCACCAGCCGATCCAGCATCTAGTAACGAACTAGGCGGCCATCACGTGACAACGTTGGGAGCTAGCGCTGACGGTCTCCTCCCCCACGCGACGAAACGGCATAAACGGGACAACAGCTGA
- the LOC100273866 gene encoding transcription factor BIM1 isoform X5 translates to MGIQGNKAATHEHDFLSLYAAAAAAAAAKDAPLLLHDSKTPPPSQGNFLLKTHDFLQPFDQKPGAPPEPSPLPAPAAEIRHRQQVAVAKQRALPLPLPGGVGTFSISPAPVSVALPSAVVKSEPPPFVLWGQPAATLQPGARGHQQQWALPFAGSLQVSPPPQQAQPDRKGRGGGGVMDSGSRSSGGAGFDDEDGLTTRREVSSSLQDLAVRVDWKGGSCSDGGTNQGPNTPRSKHSATEQRRRSKINDRFQILRELLPHNDQKRDKATFLLEVIEYIRFLQEKAQKYEATFPEWNQENPTMLPWSNMYFRSFWKNAQSKGQIPGDSPPDPSHFVRNGSSPGSNFTGKLDDNHTSAAASGALDQAETNHVASGCYRSSETPANITSPSPVDDSAVKSEMLNSQELAIDEGMISVSSTYSQELLISLSHALQSSGVDLSQTSISVQINLGKRAGKRSASAGGVSSNSKEPPADPASSNELGGHHVTTLGASADGLLPHATKRHKRDNS, encoded by the exons ATGGGCATCCAAG GGAACAAGGCGGCGACGCACGAGCACGACTTCCTCTCGTtgtacgccgccgccgccgcggccgccgccgccaAGGACGCTCCTCTCCTGCTCCACGACTCCAAGACGCCGCCTCCTTCTCAAG GTAATTTTCTCTTGAAGACGCACGACTTCCTGCAGCCGTTCGATCAGAAGCCAGGAGCGCCGCCGGAGCCGTCGCCGCTGCCCGCTCCAGCCGCGGAGATCAGGCACCGGCAGCAGGTGGCGGTCGCCAAGCAGCGCGCGCTGCCCCTTCCCCTGCCCGGCGGCGTCGGCACCTTCAGCATCAGCCCCGCGCCCGTGTCGGTCGCGCTGCCGTCGGCCGTCGTCAAGTCGGAGCCGCCGCCGTTCGTGCTCTGGGGCCAACCTGCAGCGACGCTGCAGCCGGGCGCGCGAG GGCACCAGCAGCAGTGGGCGCTCCCCTTCGCCGGCTCCTTGCAGGTCAGTCCGCCGCCGCAGCAGGCGCAACCGGATAGGAAGGGCCGCGGCGGAGGCGGGGTCATGGATTCAGGCTCCAGATCCAGCGGCGGAGCCGGGTTCGACGACGAAGACGGCCTCACCACGCGCCGCGAGGTCTCCTCCTCGCTCCAAG ATTTGGCAGTAAGGGTGGATTGGAAGGGTGGGAGCTGCAGCGATGGCGGTACAAATCAGGGGCCAAACACACCACGGTCAAAACACTCGGCCACAGAGCAGCGCAGACGCAGCAAGATCAATGATAG GTTTCAGATACTTAGGGAGCTGTTGCCACACAATGATCAAAAGAGAGACAAAGCAACATTTCTCTTGGAG GTTATTGAATATATACGTTTTTTGCAAGAGAAAGCGCAAAAATACGAGGCAACATTCCCAGAATGGAACCAAGAAAATCCAACGATGCTTCCGTGG TCAAATATGTATTTTCGATCATTCTGGAAAAATGCACAG AGTAAAGGCCAAATCCCAGGAGATTCCCCGCCTGACCCTTCACATTTCGTGAGAAATGGATCCTCCCCTGGATCTAATTTCACTGGGAAACTCGATGATAATCACACATCTGCAGCTGCATCAGGGGCACTGGACCAGGCAGAAACTAATCACGTGGCTAGCGGCTGCTACAGATCATCAGAAACTCCGGCGAATATTACAA GTCCGTCCCCTGTGGATGACTCTGCAGTGAAAAGTGAAATGCTTAACAGCCAGGAGTTGGCAATAGATGAAGGAATGATCAGTGTGTCCAGTACCTATTCCCAAGA GTTACTTATCTCGTTGTCTCACGCCCTTCAGAGCTCAGGTGTGGATCTGTCCCAAACCAGCATCTCTGTGCAGATCAACCTGGGAAAGCGTGCTGGCAAGAGATCTGCATCTGCTGGTGGTGTATCCTCCAACTCCAAG GAACCACCAGCCGATCCAGCATCTAGTAACGAACTAGGCGGCCATCACGTGACAACGTTGGGAGCTAGCGCTGACGGTCTCCTCCCCCACGCGACGAAACGGCATAAACGGGACAACAGCTGA
- the LOC100273866 gene encoding transcription factor BIM1 isoform X7 codes for MGIQGNKAATHEHDFLSLYAAAAAAAAAKDAPLLLHDSKTPPPSQGNFLLKTHDFLQPFDQKPGAPPEPSPLPAPAAEIRHRQQVAVAKQRALPLPLPGGVGTFSISPAPVSVALPSAVVKSEPPPFVLWGQPAATLQPGARGHQQQWALPFAGSLQVSPPPQQAQPDRKGRGGGGVMDSGSRSSGGAGFDDEDGLTTRREVSSSLQDLAVRVDWKGGSCSDGGTNQGPNTPRSKHSATEQRRRSKINDRFQILRELLPHNDQKRDKATFLLEVIEYIRFLQEKAQKYEATFPEWNQENPTMLPWSKGQIPGDSPPDPSHFVRNGSSPGSNFTGKLDDNHTSAAASGALDQAETNHVASGCYRSSETPANITSPSPVDDSAVKSEMLNSQELAIDEGMISVSSTYSQELLISLSHALQSSGVDLSQTSISVQINLGKRAGKRSASAGGVSSNSKEPPADPASSNELGGHHVTTLGASADGLLPHATKRHKRDNS; via the exons ATGGGCATCCAAG GGAACAAGGCGGCGACGCACGAGCACGACTTCCTCTCGTtgtacgccgccgccgccgcggccgccgccgccaAGGACGCTCCTCTCCTGCTCCACGACTCCAAGACGCCGCCTCCTTCTCAAG GTAATTTTCTCTTGAAGACGCACGACTTCCTGCAGCCGTTCGATCAGAAGCCAGGAGCGCCGCCGGAGCCGTCGCCGCTGCCCGCTCCAGCCGCGGAGATCAGGCACCGGCAGCAGGTGGCGGTCGCCAAGCAGCGCGCGCTGCCCCTTCCCCTGCCCGGCGGCGTCGGCACCTTCAGCATCAGCCCCGCGCCCGTGTCGGTCGCGCTGCCGTCGGCCGTCGTCAAGTCGGAGCCGCCGCCGTTCGTGCTCTGGGGCCAACCTGCAGCGACGCTGCAGCCGGGCGCGCGAG GGCACCAGCAGCAGTGGGCGCTCCCCTTCGCCGGCTCCTTGCAGGTCAGTCCGCCGCCGCAGCAGGCGCAACCGGATAGGAAGGGCCGCGGCGGAGGCGGGGTCATGGATTCAGGCTCCAGATCCAGCGGCGGAGCCGGGTTCGACGACGAAGACGGCCTCACCACGCGCCGCGAGGTCTCCTCCTCGCTCCAAG ATTTGGCAGTAAGGGTGGATTGGAAGGGTGGGAGCTGCAGCGATGGCGGTACAAATCAGGGGCCAAACACACCACGGTCAAAACACTCGGCCACAGAGCAGCGCAGACGCAGCAAGATCAATGATAG GTTTCAGATACTTAGGGAGCTGTTGCCACACAATGATCAAAAGAGAGACAAAGCAACATTTCTCTTGGAG GTTATTGAATATATACGTTTTTTGCAAGAGAAAGCGCAAAAATACGAGGCAACATTCCCAGAATGGAACCAAGAAAATCCAACGATGCTTCCGTGG AGTAAAGGCCAAATCCCAGGAGATTCCCCGCCTGACCCTTCACATTTCGTGAGAAATGGATCCTCCCCTGGATCTAATTTCACTGGGAAACTCGATGATAATCACACATCTGCAGCTGCATCAGGGGCACTGGACCAGGCAGAAACTAATCACGTGGCTAGCGGCTGCTACAGATCATCAGAAACTCCGGCGAATATTACAA GTCCGTCCCCTGTGGATGACTCTGCAGTGAAAAGTGAAATGCTTAACAGCCAGGAGTTGGCAATAGATGAAGGAATGATCAGTGTGTCCAGTACCTATTCCCAAGA GTTACTTATCTCGTTGTCTCACGCCCTTCAGAGCTCAGGTGTGGATCTGTCCCAAACCAGCATCTCTGTGCAGATCAACCTGGGAAAGCGTGCTGGCAAGAGATCTGCATCTGCTGGTGGTGTATCCTCCAACTCCAAG GAACCACCAGCCGATCCAGCATCTAGTAACGAACTAGGCGGCCATCACGTGACAACGTTGGGAGCTAGCGCTGACGGTCTCCTCCCCCACGCGACGAAACGGCATAAACGGGACAACAGCTGA
- the LOC100273866 gene encoding transcription factor BIM1 isoform X1, with protein MGIQGNKAATHEHDFLSLYAAAAAAAAAKDAPLLLHDSKTPPPSQGNFLLKTHDFLQPFDQKPGAPPEPSPLPAPAAEIRHRQQVAVAKQRALPLPLPGGVGTFSISPAPVSVALPSAVVKSEPPPFVLWGQPAATLQPGARGHQQQWALPFAGSLQVSPPPQQAQPDRKGRGGGGVMDSGSRSSGGAGFDDEDGLTTRREVSSSLQADLAVRVDWKGGSCSDGGTNQGPNTPRSKHSATEQRRRSKINDRFQILRELLPHNDQKRDKATFLLEVIEYIRFLQEKAQKYEATFPEWNQENPTMLPWSNMYFRSFWKNAQSKGQIPGDSPPDPSHFVRNGSSPGSNFTGKLDDNHTSAAASGALDQAETNHVASGCYRSSETPANITNNAISQSQPQWTGPSPVDDSAVKSEMLNSQELAIDEGMISVSSTYSQELLISLSHALQSSGVDLSQTSISVQINLGKRAGKRSASAGGVSSNSKEPPADPASSNELGGHHVTTLGASADGLLPHATKRHKRDNS; from the exons ATGGGCATCCAAG GGAACAAGGCGGCGACGCACGAGCACGACTTCCTCTCGTtgtacgccgccgccgccgcggccgccgccgccaAGGACGCTCCTCTCCTGCTCCACGACTCCAAGACGCCGCCTCCTTCTCAAG GTAATTTTCTCTTGAAGACGCACGACTTCCTGCAGCCGTTCGATCAGAAGCCAGGAGCGCCGCCGGAGCCGTCGCCGCTGCCCGCTCCAGCCGCGGAGATCAGGCACCGGCAGCAGGTGGCGGTCGCCAAGCAGCGCGCGCTGCCCCTTCCCCTGCCCGGCGGCGTCGGCACCTTCAGCATCAGCCCCGCGCCCGTGTCGGTCGCGCTGCCGTCGGCCGTCGTCAAGTCGGAGCCGCCGCCGTTCGTGCTCTGGGGCCAACCTGCAGCGACGCTGCAGCCGGGCGCGCGAG GGCACCAGCAGCAGTGGGCGCTCCCCTTCGCCGGCTCCTTGCAGGTCAGTCCGCCGCCGCAGCAGGCGCAACCGGATAGGAAGGGCCGCGGCGGAGGCGGGGTCATGGATTCAGGCTCCAGATCCAGCGGCGGAGCCGGGTTCGACGACGAAGACGGCCTCACCACGCGCCGCGAGGTCTCCTCCTCGCTCCAAG CAGATTTGGCAGTAAGGGTGGATTGGAAGGGTGGGAGCTGCAGCGATGGCGGTACAAATCAGGGGCCAAACACACCACGGTCAAAACACTCGGCCACAGAGCAGCGCAGACGCAGCAAGATCAATGATAG GTTTCAGATACTTAGGGAGCTGTTGCCACACAATGATCAAAAGAGAGACAAAGCAACATTTCTCTTGGAG GTTATTGAATATATACGTTTTTTGCAAGAGAAAGCGCAAAAATACGAGGCAACATTCCCAGAATGGAACCAAGAAAATCCAACGATGCTTCCGTGG TCAAATATGTATTTTCGATCATTCTGGAAAAATGCACAG AGTAAAGGCCAAATCCCAGGAGATTCCCCGCCTGACCCTTCACATTTCGTGAGAAATGGATCCTCCCCTGGATCTAATTTCACTGGGAAACTCGATGATAATCACACATCTGCAGCTGCATCAGGGGCACTGGACCAGGCAGAAACTAATCACGTGGCTAGCGGCTGCTACAGATCATCAGAAACTCCGGCGAATATTACAA ATAATGCTATATCTCAGTCCCAACCTCAATGGACAGGTCCGTCCCCTGTGGATGACTCTGCAGTGAAAAGTGAAATGCTTAACAGCCAGGAGTTGGCAATAGATGAAGGAATGATCAGTGTGTCCAGTACCTATTCCCAAGA GTTACTTATCTCGTTGTCTCACGCCCTTCAGAGCTCAGGTGTGGATCTGTCCCAAACCAGCATCTCTGTGCAGATCAACCTGGGAAAGCGTGCTGGCAAGAGATCTGCATCTGCTGGTGGTGTATCCTCCAACTCCAAG GAACCACCAGCCGATCCAGCATCTAGTAACGAACTAGGCGGCCATCACGTGACAACGTTGGGAGCTAGCGCTGACGGTCTCCTCCCCCACGCGACGAAACGGCATAAACGGGACAACAGCTGA
- the LOC100273866 gene encoding transcription factor BIM1 isoform X4, whose translation MGIQGNKAATHEHDFLSLYAAAAAAAAAKDAPLLLHDSKTPPPSQGNFLLKTHDFLQPFDQKPGAPPEPSPLPAPAAEIRHRQQVAVAKQRALPLPLPGGVGTFSISPAPVSVALPSAVVKSEPPPFVLWGQPAATLQPGARGHQQQWALPFAGSLQVSPPPQQAQPDRKGRGGGGVMDSGSRSSGGAGFDDEDGLTTRREVSSSLQADLAVRVDWKGGSCSDGGTNQGPNTPRSKHSATEQRRRSKINDRFQILRELLPHNDQKRDKATFLLEVIEYIRFLQEKAQKYEATFPEWNQENPTMLPWSKGQIPGDSPPDPSHFVRNGSSPGSNFTGKLDDNHTSAAASGALDQAETNHVASGCYRSSETPANITNNAISQSQPQWTGPSPVDDSAVKSEMLNSQELAIDEGMISVSSTYSQELLISLSHALQSSGVDLSQTSISVQINLGKRAGKRSASAGGVSSNSKEPPADPASSNELGGHHVTTLGASADGLLPHATKRHKRDNS comes from the exons ATGGGCATCCAAG GGAACAAGGCGGCGACGCACGAGCACGACTTCCTCTCGTtgtacgccgccgccgccgcggccgccgccgccaAGGACGCTCCTCTCCTGCTCCACGACTCCAAGACGCCGCCTCCTTCTCAAG GTAATTTTCTCTTGAAGACGCACGACTTCCTGCAGCCGTTCGATCAGAAGCCAGGAGCGCCGCCGGAGCCGTCGCCGCTGCCCGCTCCAGCCGCGGAGATCAGGCACCGGCAGCAGGTGGCGGTCGCCAAGCAGCGCGCGCTGCCCCTTCCCCTGCCCGGCGGCGTCGGCACCTTCAGCATCAGCCCCGCGCCCGTGTCGGTCGCGCTGCCGTCGGCCGTCGTCAAGTCGGAGCCGCCGCCGTTCGTGCTCTGGGGCCAACCTGCAGCGACGCTGCAGCCGGGCGCGCGAG GGCACCAGCAGCAGTGGGCGCTCCCCTTCGCCGGCTCCTTGCAGGTCAGTCCGCCGCCGCAGCAGGCGCAACCGGATAGGAAGGGCCGCGGCGGAGGCGGGGTCATGGATTCAGGCTCCAGATCCAGCGGCGGAGCCGGGTTCGACGACGAAGACGGCCTCACCACGCGCCGCGAGGTCTCCTCCTCGCTCCAAG CAGATTTGGCAGTAAGGGTGGATTGGAAGGGTGGGAGCTGCAGCGATGGCGGTACAAATCAGGGGCCAAACACACCACGGTCAAAACACTCGGCCACAGAGCAGCGCAGACGCAGCAAGATCAATGATAG GTTTCAGATACTTAGGGAGCTGTTGCCACACAATGATCAAAAGAGAGACAAAGCAACATTTCTCTTGGAG GTTATTGAATATATACGTTTTTTGCAAGAGAAAGCGCAAAAATACGAGGCAACATTCCCAGAATGGAACCAAGAAAATCCAACGATGCTTCCGTGG AGTAAAGGCCAAATCCCAGGAGATTCCCCGCCTGACCCTTCACATTTCGTGAGAAATGGATCCTCCCCTGGATCTAATTTCACTGGGAAACTCGATGATAATCACACATCTGCAGCTGCATCAGGGGCACTGGACCAGGCAGAAACTAATCACGTGGCTAGCGGCTGCTACAGATCATCAGAAACTCCGGCGAATATTACAA ATAATGCTATATCTCAGTCCCAACCTCAATGGACAGGTCCGTCCCCTGTGGATGACTCTGCAGTGAAAAGTGAAATGCTTAACAGCCAGGAGTTGGCAATAGATGAAGGAATGATCAGTGTGTCCAGTACCTATTCCCAAGA GTTACTTATCTCGTTGTCTCACGCCCTTCAGAGCTCAGGTGTGGATCTGTCCCAAACCAGCATCTCTGTGCAGATCAACCTGGGAAAGCGTGCTGGCAAGAGATCTGCATCTGCTGGTGGTGTATCCTCCAACTCCAAG GAACCACCAGCCGATCCAGCATCTAGTAACGAACTAGGCGGCCATCACGTGACAACGTTGGGAGCTAGCGCTGACGGTCTCCTCCCCCACGCGACGAAACGGCATAAACGGGACAACAGCTGA
- the LOC100273866 gene encoding Transcription factor BIM1 produces the protein MGIQGNKAATHEHDFLSLYAAAAAAAAAKDAPLLLHDSKTPPPSQGNFLLKTHDFLQPFDQKPGAPPEPSPLPAPAAEIRHRQQVAVAKQRALPLPLPGGVGTFSISPAPVSVALPSAVVKSEPPPFVLWGQPAATLQPGARGHQQQWALPFAGSLQVSPPPQQAQPDRKGRGGGGVMDSGSRSSGGAGFDDEDGLTTRREVSSSLQDLAVRVDWKGGSCSDGGTNQGPNTPRSKHSATEQRRRSKINDRFQILRELLPHNDQKRDKATFLLEVIEYIRFLQEKAQKYEATFPEWNQENPTMLPWSKGQIPGDSPPDPSHFVRNGSSPGSNFTGKLDDNHTSAAASGALDQAETNHVASGCYRSSETPANITNNAISQSQPQWTGPSPVDDSAVKSEMLNSQELAIDEGMISVSSTYSQELLISLSHALQSSGVDLSQTSISVQINLGKRAGKRSASAGGVSSNSKEPPADPASSNELGGHHVTTLGASADGLLPHATKRHKRDNS, from the exons ATGGGCATCCAAG GGAACAAGGCGGCGACGCACGAGCACGACTTCCTCTCGTtgtacgccgccgccgccgcggccgccgccgccaAGGACGCTCCTCTCCTGCTCCACGACTCCAAGACGCCGCCTCCTTCTCAAG GTAATTTTCTCTTGAAGACGCACGACTTCCTGCAGCCGTTCGATCAGAAGCCAGGAGCGCCGCCGGAGCCGTCGCCGCTGCCCGCTCCAGCCGCGGAGATCAGGCACCGGCAGCAGGTGGCGGTCGCCAAGCAGCGCGCGCTGCCCCTTCCCCTGCCCGGCGGCGTCGGCACCTTCAGCATCAGCCCCGCGCCCGTGTCGGTCGCGCTGCCGTCGGCCGTCGTCAAGTCGGAGCCGCCGCCGTTCGTGCTCTGGGGCCAACCTGCAGCGACGCTGCAGCCGGGCGCGCGAG GGCACCAGCAGCAGTGGGCGCTCCCCTTCGCCGGCTCCTTGCAGGTCAGTCCGCCGCCGCAGCAGGCGCAACCGGATAGGAAGGGCCGCGGCGGAGGCGGGGTCATGGATTCAGGCTCCAGATCCAGCGGCGGAGCCGGGTTCGACGACGAAGACGGCCTCACCACGCGCCGCGAGGTCTCCTCCTCGCTCCAAG ATTTGGCAGTAAGGGTGGATTGGAAGGGTGGGAGCTGCAGCGATGGCGGTACAAATCAGGGGCCAAACACACCACGGTCAAAACACTCGGCCACAGAGCAGCGCAGACGCAGCAAGATCAATGATAG GTTTCAGATACTTAGGGAGCTGTTGCCACACAATGATCAAAAGAGAGACAAAGCAACATTTCTCTTGGAG GTTATTGAATATATACGTTTTTTGCAAGAGAAAGCGCAAAAATACGAGGCAACATTCCCAGAATGGAACCAAGAAAATCCAACGATGCTTCCGTGG AGTAAAGGCCAAATCCCAGGAGATTCCCCGCCTGACCCTTCACATTTCGTGAGAAATGGATCCTCCCCTGGATCTAATTTCACTGGGAAACTCGATGATAATCACACATCTGCAGCTGCATCAGGGGCACTGGACCAGGCAGAAACTAATCACGTGGCTAGCGGCTGCTACAGATCATCAGAAACTCCGGCGAATATTACAA ATAATGCTATATCTCAGTCCCAACCTCAATGGACAGGTCCGTCCCCTGTGGATGACTCTGCAGTGAAAAGTGAAATGCTTAACAGCCAGGAGTTGGCAATAGATGAAGGAATGATCAGTGTGTCCAGTACCTATTCCCAAGA GTTACTTATCTCGTTGTCTCACGCCCTTCAGAGCTCAGGTGTGGATCTGTCCCAAACCAGCATCTCTGTGCAGATCAACCTGGGAAAGCGTGCTGGCAAGAGATCTGCATCTGCTGGTGGTGTATCCTCCAACTCCAAG GAACCACCAGCCGATCCAGCATCTAGTAACGAACTAGGCGGCCATCACGTGACAACGTTGGGAGCTAGCGCTGACGGTCTCCTCCCCCACGCGACGAAACGGCATAAACGGGACAACAGCTGA